A single Garra rufa chromosome 9, GarRuf1.0, whole genome shotgun sequence DNA region contains:
- the atxn1b gene encoding ataxin-1 has product MKSNQERCNECLPPKKREILALEEKQVLVSAAVSESQSGENLAWLASVATMASMAHIPNNAGPSQSNSAEPDSPPPSNKALTVVTEYPPTTTSAGFSFSSNSSTYRGVFSGPTVLTANPAVLSTSLSQTIGSVQYTQLPPNLQLIGPYTSYISSQIVPSTSSPTQPRRTPQEVLATTAVISQASSLDSQSHHVISSIPNVSHSQCIQVESAPLGLTVSSPSAQLPIQIHPHSAVLAPHALALTPSQVVLHYTDGFIAKQPDSHPREMQNGTIGEIAVVKHSTAKGISSQPEGDQSHKQNHNLGLQTQAQVLLPADYSSHDRTGLQTSLMLVSSSHLAANSNSELQSILGKDHSSLHLAERGGICIGKPMSRVSALSSSDSQVSPASTISPHTLLQATHNTPQQELSTSLYSATQLPIIGYITSASGGPQQAVTGYQSNLPQHVVISGNPSLLIPVSATNINPTTAEPEVTRCSVIPSVANASTALPQTFINTSPPAAAASVLPNGKDITVSDGGHASCVVPSPTQIQLPVLSASVVGSPVPITPPASTSPHSSPSSPSAGLPPFFMKGSIIQLADGELKRVEDLRTEDFVQSAEVSGELKIDSSTVERIECSRTPNAVIIQFSVGENKAQVCVEVLVEYPFFVFGQGWSSCCPDRTTQLLALSCAKLSVGDVCISLTLKSLKDSIQKKDLFSDSVTKHNHTLKPAKNNGPIEERPTQLDDLKKGHKMTSGMENSAGTLVETSNPRNVLTLLENGGVNSQTRVNLQNQVEKTYTISVERAVSRKRRWSAPERGEILRSQEDPQVLPKFSFLPHQLKVSIEGRSSTGC; this is encoded by the exons ATGAAGTCTAACCAGGAGCGTTGTAATGAGTGCCTTCCGCCAAAAAAGCGGGAGATTTTAGCTCTGGAAGAGAAGCAGGTGCTGGTGTCAGCTGCTGTTAGCGAGAGCCAGAGTGGAGAGAATTTGGCTTGGCTAGCCAGCGTTGCTACCATGGCTAGCATGGCCCACATCCCCAACAATGCAGGCCCATCACAGAGCAACAGTGCTGAGCCTGACAGCCCCCCACCATCAAATAAGGCTCTCACTGTGGTGACGGAATATCCTCCAACCACTACATCTGCTGGCTTTTCGTTCTCTTCCAATAGCTCCACATACAGAGGAGTTTTCTCTGGGCCTACCGTGCTAACAGCCAATCCTGCGGTTCTCTCCACCAGCCTTTCTCAAACCATAGGCTCAGTCCAATACACACAACTTCCCCCCAATCTCCAGCTCATAGGGCCCTACACAAGTTATATCTCTTCACAGATTGTGCCGTCCACGTCCAGTCCAACACAGCCACGGCGGACACCACAAGAGGTCTTGGCCACAACAGCTGTCATCTCCCAAGCATCCAGCCTTGATTCACAGAGTCATCATGTGATTTCTTCTATACCAAATGTTTCCCACAGTCAATGCATCCAAGTAGAGAGTGCTCCCTTGGGCTTGACAGTGTCCTCCCCTTCTGCCCAACTGCCCATTCAGATCCATCCACATTCAGCAGTCCTTGCCCCTCATGCCCTGGCCCTCACCCCCTCTCAAGTGGTTCTACACTACACAGATGGCTTCATTGCAAAGCAGCCAGACTCCCACCCCAGAGAGATGCAGAATGGTACCATAGGAGAGATTGCAGTGGTCAAGCACAGTACTGCCAAAGGGATTTCTAGCCAGCCAGAAGGCGACCAGAGCCACAAGCAAAACCACAACCTGGGCCTCCAGACCCAAGCTCAGGTCCTGCTCCCAGCAGACTACAGCAGTCATGACAGAACAGGACTGCAGACTTCGCTGATGTTGGTATCCAGTAGCCACCTTGCAGCAAACAGCAACTCAGAGCTCCAAAGTATCTTGGGGAAGGACCACTCATCTTTGCACCTTGCTGAGAGAGGAGGGATCTGCATAGGCAAGCCAATGTCCAGAGTGTCCGCCCTTAGTTCCTCAGACAGCCAAGTTTCTCCGGCCTCCACAATTTCCCCGCACACACTCCTGCAGGCTACTCACAACACTCCCCAACAAGAGCTCTCCACCAGCCTTTACTCTGCAACGCAGCTCCCAATTATTGGCTACATCACTAGTGCTTCTGGTGGACCTCAGCAAGCAGTAACTGGTTATCAGAGCAACCTGCCACAGCACGTGGTGATCTCAGGCAACCCCTCCTTGCTCATTCCGGTGAGTGCCACTAACATCAATCCAACTACTGCTGAGCCGGAGGTCACTCGCTGTTCTGTCATCCCCAGTGTAGCCAATGCATCAACAGCTCTGCCTCAGACCTTTATTAATACATCCCCACCTGCAGCTGCAGCTTCAGTCCTACCCAATGGTAAAGACATTACAGTCTCTGACGGAGGTCATGCCTCCTGTGTCGTGCCAAGTCCAACCCAAATACAGCTGCCTGTTCTTTCAGCCAGTGTGGTGGGATCTCCAGTTCCTATAACACCTCCAGCATCCACAAGCCCACACAGCTCACCATCGTCACCTTCAGCAGGCCTACCACCATTCTTCATGAAGGGCTCTATTATCCAGTTGGCAGACGGAGAACTTAAGCGTGTGGAGGATCTGCGGACAGAGGACTTTGTGCAAAGTGCGGAGGTGAGTGGAGAACTGAAGATTGATTCCAGCACTGTAGAGCGCATAGAGTGCAGCCGCACACCCAATGCTGTCATCATACAGTTCTCAGTGGGTGAGAACAAAGCCCAG GTCTGTGTCGAGGTTCTAGTGGAGTACCCTTTCTTCGTGTTTGGTCAAGGTTGGTCGTCCTGCTGCCCTGACCGCACCACCCAGTTGCTAGCACTATCCTGTGCCAAACTCTCTGTGGGTGATGTTTGTATATCTCTCACCCTTAAAAGCCTAAAAGATAGCATTCAAAAGAAAGATCTCTTTTCAGACTCTGTGACGAAACACAACCATACTTTGAAACCAGCCAAAAACAATGGGCCAATTGAGGAAAGACCAACCCAACTGGACGATCTTAAGAAAGGACACAAAATGACATCAGGAATGGAAAATAGTGCAGGAACACTGGTTGAGACTTCCAACCCAAGAAATGTGTTGACTCTCTTGGAGAATGGGGGCGTAAACTCTCAGACACGGGTAAACCTCCAGAACCAGGTGGAAAAAACATACACAATTAGTGTTGAGAGAGCAGTCAGCCGCAAGAGGAGATGGTCTGCCCCAGAGAGGGGAGAAATACTGAGGTCACAAGAGGACCCTCAAGTTTTACCCAAATTTTCCTTCCTCCCACATCAGCTGAAGGTCAGCATTGAGGGCCGCTCCAGCACAGGTTGCTGA
- the fam8a1b gene encoding protein FAM8A1, translating into MAELEESARDKEKTLAKSGVTGDGENMKTQIHKPCPQGKQDTSAAVTTTEYCEKLQEWMWQYYNSYMNWQSWIAMSAFSFPPCFPTQGTNETPGATTWGADMSNGDLRNWFSNQFGFPAAAANAAAPGADASGQSSRAPATAPAQLPQQQQANGNAQQPGREYSIPSPLQRFLAEMVDFFILFFIKATIILSIVHLSGMKDISKFAMHFIVEEIDEDTSMEELQKMMLVALVYRMLVCFYEIICIWGAGGATPGKFLVGLRVVTCDSSVLVQPNRVLVVPATNVTLSASTVRALNKNFSIAFFFPAFITLLFFQHNRTVYDIVAGTIVVKRNRLR; encoded by the exons ATGGCGGAGTTAGAGGAAAGCGCTCGTGATAAGGAAAAAACGTTAGCAAAAAGCGGTGTAACTGGGGACGGTGAAaatatgaaaacacagattcacaAGCCCTGTCCCCAGGGCAAGCAAGACACATCCGCCGCTGTTACCACCACGGAGTACTGCGAGAAATTACAGGAGTGGATGTGGCAGTACTACAACAGCTATATGAACTGGCAAAGCTGGATAGCCATGTCTGCGTTTTCCTTCCCACCGTGTTTCCCAACACAAGGGACAAATGAAACGCCCGGGGCGACGACATGGGGTGCAGATATGTCTAATGGAGATCTTCGCAATTGGTTTAGCAACCAGTTTGGTTTTCCTGCTGCAGCTGCGAACGCCGCGGCTCCGGGTGCCGACGCGAGCGGACAGAGTTCTCGAGCTCCTGCCACAGCACCTGCGCAGCTGCCACAACAACAGCAAGCTAATGGAAATGCTCAACAGCCAG GTAGAGAATATTCTATTCCCTCACCTCTCCAACGGTTCTTAGCGGAAATGGTGGATTTCTTTATTCTTTTCTTCATTAAAGCGACAATTATTCTCAGTATTGTCCACTTGAGTGGAATGAA GGACATATCAAAGTTTGCCATGCACTTCATTGTAGAGGAGATTGATGAGGACACATCAATGGAGGAATTGCAGAAGATGATGCTTGTGGCTTTAGTGTACAGGATGTTAGTTTGCTTTTATGAG ATCATATGTATTTGGGGAGCTGGTGGGGCGACGCCAGGGAAGTTCCTCGTTGGCTTACGAGTGGTCACATGTGACAGCTCCGTGCTGGTTCAGCCGAACCGAGTTCTTGTGGTACCAGCGACTAACGTCACACTTTCTGC GTCGACAGTGAGAGCGCTAAACAAGAACTTCTCCATCGCTTTCTTCTTTCCGGCATTCATCACACTGCTTTTCTTCCAGCACAACAGGACTGTGTATGACATTGTGGCCGGCACCATTGTGGTCAAAAGAAACAGGCTTAGATGA
- the LOC141343011 gene encoding protein lifeguard 1: MNNMNREPPPPYNPYYPPQYPNATQGNFGQPIAGMMPPAGQPTPGMMPHVVEHVNMGIPDSAPPEYSQGFEDENCFSDATIRRGFIRKVYLTLMVQLLITVGIICAFLYWETLNDWVKETYWFTYTMMCATFVLIIVLVCCPDIRRKVPLNFIFLALFTIIEGLLLGSVVVYYSAEAVLWAVGATALVSLALSLFSLQSKWDFTGLSGSIWVLCWTLFSFGLLCAILRSQYLYIFYASLGTLIFSVYLVMDTQLILGGKHKYSINPEEYIFAALNLYLDIVTIFLLLLQLIGLCR; this comes from the exons ATGAACAATATGAACAGAGAGCCTCCCCCTCCGTACAACCCCTATTACCCTCCGCAATATCCAAATGCCACGCAGGGTAACTTTGGGCAGCCTATTGCTGGCATGATGCCCCCCGCTGGCCAGCCCACCCCTGGCATGATGCCCCACGTTGTTGAACATGTCAATATGGGGATTCCAGACAGCGCTCCCCCAGAATACAGCCAGGGATTTGAGGACGAGAACTGCTTTTCAGATGCTACCATAAGAAGAG GTTTCATAAGAAAAGTGTATCTGACACTTATGGTTCAACTATTAATAACTGTTGGAATCATCTGTGCTTTTCTTTACTG GGAAACGCTCAACGACTGGGTGAAAGAGACATATTGGTTTACCTACACTATGAT GTGTGCAACTTTTGTTCTAATCATTGTGCTCGTCTGTTGTCCCGACATACGTCGCAAAGTTCCCTTAAACTTCATCTTCCTAGCGCTGTTT ACAATCATAGAGGGCCTTCTTCTTGGCTCAGTGGTAGT GTACTACTCAGCGGAGGCAGTGCTCTGGGCAGTGGGTGCAACTGCTTTGGTTTCTCTTGCATTGAGTTTGTTTTCACTGCAGTCTAAA TGGGACTTTACAGGTCTTTCAGGGAGCATATGGGTATTATGCTGGACGCTGTTTTCATTTGGATTACTCTGTGCAATTCTGAGATCACAG TATTTGTACATCTTTTACGCATCACTGGGAACTTTGATCTTCTCTGTG TACCTGGTGATGGACACGCAGCTCATACTGGGTGGAAAGCACAAATACAGCATCAATCCAGAAGAGTACATTTTTGCTGCTTTGAACCTGTACCTCGATATTGTCACAATTTTCTTATTATTGCTTCAGTTAATTGGACTTTGTCGTTGA